The proteins below come from a single Eubacterium limosum genomic window:
- a CDS encoding DUF1659 domain-containing protein — protein MAIQKNVTAVDMKTVLNYGEQSDGRIMKKTKTYGDVKTDVTDEAFMSTSKAIAAMQEPIMEKRQKVQTEELTETV, from the coding sequence ATGGCAATTCAGAAAAACGTGACAGCCGTGGACATGAAGACCGTGCTGAACTATGGGGAGCAGTCGGACGGCAGGATTATGAAAAAGACTAAGACCTATGGAGATGTCAAGACAGACGTCACCGACGAGGCTTTCATGAGCACCAGCAAGGCCATTGCGGCAATGCAGGAGCCCATCATGGAAAAGCGGCAAAAGGTCCAGACCGAAGAATTGACGGAAACCGTGTAA
- a CDS encoding HD-GYP domain-containing protein: protein MLEKRLNESFNTCSKAVRNHCRRTGDLVHELLAVLEWQEFEEIWRWRGKLPFYYHDIGKAMCSEKNIKEHPEKGGTFFSELYRQAREDETDEQSIIFFSIASDACLYHHEWLNGFGYPMGRKSQEIALVGRLCAVADTWDNLTHETSGRPALAEAAAKEIMEEKRNIQFDDYLVKALFQINGFTTEKEEADIIVSPITRKRHFWSLK from the coding sequence ATGTTGGAAAAAAGGCTGAATGAAAGCTTTAATACATGCAGCAAAGCCGTCAGAAACCACTGCAGGCGCACCGGTGACCTTGTTCACGAGCTGCTGGCTGTGTTGGAGTGGCAGGAATTTGAGGAGATCTGGCGCTGGCGTGGAAAGCTGCCATTTTACTATCATGATATCGGCAAAGCCATGTGCAGCGAGAAGAATATAAAAGAACATCCGGAAAAGGGAGGCACTTTTTTCAGCGAATTGTACCGCCAGGCCAGAGAGGATGAGACAGATGAACAGAGCATTATCTTTTTTAGTATTGCCAGCGATGCCTGTCTCTATCACCACGAATGGCTGAACGGTTTTGGCTATCCTATGGGGCGAAAAAGCCAGGAAATTGCTCTGGTGGGCCGTCTCTGCGCCGTTGCTGACACCTGGGATAACCTAACCCACGAAACATCCGGCCGCCCGGCCCTTGCCGAGGCTGCGGCCAAAGAAATAATGGAGGAAAAACGCAATATCCAGTTTGATGACTATCTGGTTAAAGCGTTGTTCCAGATTAACGGTTTCACGACAGAGAAGGAGGAGGCTGACATCATCGTCTCCCCCATCACCAGAAAGCGTCATTTCTGGAGTCTGAAATAA
- a CDS encoding AraC family transcriptional regulator, which produces MDYLAPLTRTAEYIEKHLNEKITLKDLAKVSGYSVYHLIRIFDAAIGETIGSYIRKRRLAVTAEALLNTEKRVLDIALESGFGSSEAFSRSFKSVYGLSPYAYRKRGEARYVGFERRLDRIQLCHRACGITLQPRFVTLGEIHLAGIRGRTTAPDTVLPRLWDRWDCLRAGVPCLEDGRSFGVCETPAEAACLEADGSVPYIEFVGAETNPFLELPEGVLAKTLPGGRYAVFTHTGPAATLPQTYDYIWGSWTLTTDEVLDDREDFEVYDSRFLGPECPDSQINIYIPVRSCEMRK; this is translated from the coding sequence GTGGATTACCTTGCGCCGCTCACGCGGACTGCTGAATATATTGAGAAACATCTGAATGAAAAAATAACGCTGAAGGATCTGGCCAAGGTATCCGGTTATTCGGTTTACCATCTGATCCGTATTTTCGATGCTGCCATTGGCGAGACTATTGGCAGCTACATCAGGAAGCGCCGCCTGGCAGTGACGGCTGAGGCGCTGCTGAACACTGAAAAACGAGTGCTTGACATTGCCCTGGAAAGCGGCTTTGGCTCGTCCGAGGCTTTCAGCCGTTCCTTTAAATCCGTCTATGGACTCAGCCCCTATGCCTACCGGAAAAGGGGTGAGGCGCGGTACGTCGGTTTTGAGCGCCGGCTGGACAGGATTCAGCTGTGCCATCGGGCCTGCGGCATTACGCTTCAGCCGCGCTTTGTGACGCTGGGAGAAATCCATCTGGCCGGTATCCGGGGCAGGACGACGGCACCGGATACTGTATTGCCCAGGCTCTGGGACAGATGGGACTGTCTGCGTGCCGGGGTGCCATGCCTTGAGGACGGGCGGTCTTTTGGCGTGTGCGAGACTCCAGCGGAAGCAGCATGTCTTGAAGCGGACGGCAGCGTCCCTTATATTGAATTTGTGGGCGCGGAAACCAACCCATTCTTGGAGCTGCCTGAGGGCGTGCTCGCCAAGACCCTGCCCGGCGGACGGTACGCAGTGTTCACCCACACCGGCCCCGCTGCCACTCTGCCCCAGACCTATGACTATATCTGGGGCAGCTGGACCCTGACCACCGACGAGGTCCTGGATGATCGTGAGGATTTTGAGGTTTACGACAGCCGCTTCCTGGGCCCCGAGTGCCCAGATTCTCAGATCAATATCTATATTCCGGTGAGAAGCTGTGAAATGCGGAAGTGA
- a CDS encoding DUF2922 domain-containing protein, whose protein sequence is MAEKTSRDLVMSFDRADGKNHNITIPDYREDITDAEVKTGGQAIVTDGIFEPDGFALTAWTGAVKVVTTKTDVPAE, encoded by the coding sequence ATGGCAGAAAAAACAAGCAGAGATTTGGTCATGAGCTTTGACCGAGCAGATGGAAAGAACCACAACATCACCATCCCGGATTACCGGGAGGATATTACCGATGCCGAGGTGAAAACCGGCGGGCAGGCCATTGTGACCGATGGAATCTTCGAGCCCGATGGCTTTGCCCTGACCGCCTGGACTGGCGCTGTAAAAGTGGTGACCACTAAAACCGACGTACCGGCAGAGTAA
- a CDS encoding dockerin type I domain-containing protein, translating into MKKLKTLLSLSLILCLLTAPASAAAEKGGSTPITATVPSSHQVSVYYNRGGGVKKDNADVDSGTVMEIPRHQDAVFTLEPKTDYKILSVSYQGNDVTHQVKNNRLSLPKISDDGTLQVSYIPSDVSLDENYRFMVRGRIVRNGEPLANTDIELHSEVQQTRTDDNGQFVFNSVPEGAHELFAMENGQVIGTADFRIDRTGNLDGIEMDTLPDGTIQLVTNVHIKTIELNLVLREEDSKLEIKSADTPKGNLIYKTVDKDGAALSVEDCGIKATTDGRELKEGDTVYPGMTLEIAASGNIAEKAYVPYATAVSENRPELVSNPTAVKREYKTRYTVTEEDLADGQCAIVSNYVLLGDVNFDKIIDAQDAGKLKRLILETDVRTEVEAVAINVNFDDQIDAQDAGKLKRYILETDTQF; encoded by the coding sequence ATGAAAAAATTAAAAACCCTATTGTCGTTAAGCCTCATTTTGTGCCTGCTGACCGCTCCTGCCTCAGCCGCTGCCGAAAAAGGCGGCAGCACCCCCATCACTGCCACCGTGCCGTCCAGCCACCAGGTATCGGTTTATTACAATCGGGGCGGGGGTGTGAAAAAAGACAATGCCGATGTAGATTCTGGGACGGTGATGGAAATCCCGCGCCATCAGGACGCCGTCTTTACGCTGGAACCCAAAACCGATTATAAAATTCTATCCGTGTCTTATCAGGGAAACGATGTGACCCATCAGGTAAAAAACAACCGTCTGAGCCTACCCAAAATCAGCGATGACGGGACCCTTCAGGTCAGTTATATCCCCTCAGACGTCTCCCTGGATGAGAACTACCGCTTTATGGTGAGAGGCCGGATCGTCCGAAACGGTGAGCCGCTGGCCAACACGGATATTGAACTGCACTCGGAGGTTCAGCAGACCCGGACCGACGATAACGGGCAGTTTGTTTTTAACAGCGTGCCCGAGGGAGCGCATGAGCTCTTTGCGATGGAAAATGGCCAGGTTATCGGCACGGCGGATTTCCGCATCGACCGCACCGGGAACCTCGACGGCATTGAGATGGATACCCTGCCAGACGGAACCATCCAGCTGGTGACAAATGTTCATATCAAAACCATCGAGCTGAACCTCGTCCTGCGAGAGGAAGACAGCAAGCTTGAGATCAAGAGCGCGGATACCCCAAAGGGGAACCTGATTTATAAAACCGTGGATAAAGACGGAGCCGCTTTATCGGTTGAGGACTGCGGTATCAAAGCAACCACGGACGGGCGGGAGCTGAAAGAAGGCGATACCGTCTATCCGGGAATGACGCTTGAGATTGCGGCGTCGGGGAATATTGCGGAGAAAGCGTATGTCCCTTATGCCACCGCGGTTTCCGAAAACAGGCCAGAGCTGGTTTCCAACCCCACAGCGGTTAAACGGGAGTACAAAACCCGTTATACCGTTACTGAGGAGGATCTGGCCGATGGACAATGCGCCATTGTGTCGAATTATGTGCTTCTGGGGGATGTAAACTTTGATAAAATAATTGACGCTCAGGACGCTGGAAAGCTAAAAAGGCTCATTCTTGAAACCGATGTAAGGACAGAGGTAGAAGCAGTCGCCATTAACGTCAATTTTGACGATCAGATCGATGCGCAGGACGCCGGGAAACTGAAACGGTATATTCTGGAAACAGATACTCAATTTTAA
- a CDS encoding ATP-binding cassette domain-containing protein, with amino-acid sequence MTDIIIKGVTENNLKNISLTIPKEKITVFAGVSGSVKSSIVFDTIAAEAARQLNATFPAFVQTRLPKHPKPHAELIDHLTPAVIVDQTPLGGSARSTVGTISDLYAALRILFSRIGEPYAGTASYFSFNDPNGMCKTCSGLGKITDINLAELIDPDKSWNEGCVRDSLYKPGTWYWRQYAESGLFDLDLPVRDYPPEVYNLLVYGSRSGQSAPENPKVPGLYHKYNSTLLNRDISGKSGHTQKKAAHLITETECTACHGKRLNPTALACKVGGYSIADLCAMELTELRAVLARIDNARVSLVVQTLLDGLDRMIDIGLPYLHLGRASASLSGGEAQRLKLVRYMGSRLTGMTYIFDEPSIGLHPRDVYRMNALLRQLRNKGNTVLVVEHDRDVIAIADHVVEVGPRAGCQGGEIVFSGSYDALLTSDTLTGRALRRALPIKANPRQAAGVLPIRGACLHNLKNIDVDIPLGVMTAVTGVAGSGKSTLITQVFAKQYADDVTLIDQGPITATNRSTPASYLGFFDALRNLMACETGADRGLFSFNSSGACPACAGRGVIVTELAFMDPVVTVCEACGGARYSPEALSRTLRGKNIVELLAMTAAEALEFFDTPKIIRPLKRLQQVGLSYLTLGQPLGTLSGGERQRLKLAKKLGQKGGIIVMDEPTTGLHPSDIQKLLSLFDTIVDKGGTLVVIEHNLDIVKQADWVIDIGPDGGKHGGEVVFEGTPAEMLCRASTLTADSLRASMAQ; translated from the coding sequence ATGACAGACATTATCATTAAGGGAGTGACCGAAAACAACCTGAAAAACATTTCTCTCACGATTCCAAAGGAAAAGATCACCGTATTTGCAGGGGTCTCAGGCTCGGTCAAATCCAGCATTGTCTTTGACACCATCGCGGCTGAGGCGGCGCGGCAGTTAAACGCCACTTTTCCCGCCTTTGTCCAGACGCGGCTGCCCAAGCACCCCAAGCCCCATGCCGAGCTCATCGACCATCTGACCCCCGCGGTCATTGTAGATCAGACGCCACTGGGCGGCAGCGCCCGGTCCACAGTGGGAACCATCAGCGACCTTTACGCGGCTCTCCGGATACTATTCTCCCGGATCGGGGAGCCCTATGCGGGCACAGCGTCCTATTTTTCCTTCAACGATCCCAACGGCATGTGCAAAACCTGCTCGGGCCTCGGAAAAATAACCGACATTAACCTTGCGGAACTCATCGACCCGGACAAGTCCTGGAACGAGGGCTGTGTCCGGGATTCTCTTTACAAGCCTGGCACCTGGTACTGGCGGCAGTACGCCGAATCGGGCCTGTTCGATCTGGATCTGCCTGTGAGGGATTATCCGCCCGAGGTGTACAATCTTCTGGTCTATGGCTCCCGCAGCGGCCAAAGCGCGCCTGAAAATCCAAAGGTTCCGGGCCTGTACCACAAGTACAACAGTACCCTCCTCAACAGGGACATCAGCGGCAAAAGCGGCCACACCCAGAAAAAGGCCGCGCACCTCATCACCGAGACTGAGTGCACTGCCTGCCACGGAAAGCGCCTGAATCCGACAGCCCTGGCCTGCAAAGTGGGCGGTTACTCCATAGCGGATCTCTGTGCCATGGAGCTCACTGAGCTCCGGGCTGTGCTGGCCCGGATCGACAATGCCAGAGTCTCGTTGGTGGTTCAGACTCTGCTCGACGGACTGGACCGGATGATTGACATTGGCCTGCCTTATCTGCACCTTGGCCGGGCGTCCGCCTCATTGTCCGGCGGCGAGGCACAGCGGCTCAAGCTGGTGCGGTATATGGGCAGCCGATTGACAGGCATGACCTATATTTTCGACGAGCCCAGTATCGGCCTGCACCCCCGGGATGTTTACCGTATGAACGCCCTGCTCCGGCAGCTCCGGAACAAGGGCAACACGGTGCTGGTGGTGGAGCACGACCGGGATGTGATCGCCATCGCCGACCATGTGGTGGAGGTGGGGCCTCGGGCTGGCTGCCAGGGCGGGGAGATCGTCTTTTCCGGCAGCTATGACGCTCTGCTTACGTCCGACACCCTGACTGGCCGCGCGCTGCGCCGGGCGCTGCCCATCAAAGCAAATCCCCGGCAGGCCGCAGGGGTGCTGCCCATCCGCGGTGCCTGCCTGCACAATCTGAAAAACATTGACGTAGATATTCCTCTTGGCGTCATGACTGCTGTCACAGGCGTGGCGGGCTCTGGAAAGAGCACCCTCATCACTCAGGTTTTTGCAAAACAGTACGCAGACGACGTGACGCTCATCGATCAGGGACCCATCACCGCCACAAACCGATCCACCCCCGCCTCCTACCTGGGCTTTTTCGACGCGCTCCGAAATCTGATGGCCTGTGAGACCGGCGCAGACAGGGGGCTGTTCAGCTTCAATTCCTCAGGCGCCTGCCCGGCGTGCGCGGGCAGGGGCGTCATCGTCACTGAGCTGGCCTTTATGGACCCAGTCGTCACTGTGTGCGAAGCCTGCGGCGGCGCCCGGTACAGCCCCGAGGCTCTGTCCCGCACCCTCCGCGGGAAGAACATCGTGGAGCTCCTGGCTATGACGGCCGCCGAGGCTCTGGAATTCTTCGACACCCCTAAGATCATCCGTCCTCTCAAACGCCTGCAGCAGGTGGGGCTGTCCTACCTCACGTTGGGCCAGCCCCTGGGCACCCTGTCGGGCGGGGAGCGCCAACGGCTGAAGCTGGCAAAGAAGCTTGGGCAGAAGGGCGGCATCATTGTCATGGATGAACCCACCACAGGCCTGCACCCCTCGGACATCCAGAAGCTCCTGTCCCTCTTTGACACCATCGTGGACAAGGGCGGCACTTTAGTTGTCATCGAGCACAACCTGGACATTGTGAAGCAGGCCGACTGGGTGATCGATATCGGGCCAGACGGCGGCAAACACGGCGGCGAGGTCGTATTTGAGGGCACGCCCGCCGAGATGCTCTGCCGCGCCAGCACCCTGACCGCTGACAGCCTGCGCGCCAGCATGGCCCAATGA
- a CDS encoding MBG domain-containing protein produces MENKFKLRRAVVWLLSLLMVAYIGLSATPLMSKAQAAAEDKVILSIDKRQPASRGQEIQVDIKMDTTKQPAYVAQFYIDYDSERLEFISGRQDMELWEGGMAAIKGTNGRVKGYVNSASGENEIISQPIMTMKFKVKDEAPAGEAAMTFSVDTVANSADKKVPYECSNGSVLVVSPITGVTLDKDKLALTAGDSDTLTATVNPVDTTDDKTIAWSAGSDKIAAVDNTGKVTAISAGTTDITATTTNGKTAKCTVTVTPMDTTAAQAPTATGITYGQKLDESTLSGGSVKGADNAEVKGTWQFENPDELLSAGSQKAKAVFIPAEPGKYSQCEAEANIEVAQLNITVTPAALEEGKILGKTYGEKDSELTYTLSPALVGNDKMTGALAREAGEDAGTYPINLGTLSAGDNYMLTLAEGAVYTVNKALPTFDPVPQVKDPVDKGTALKEVKYTEGKALDINGKALKGTFEWVDLDLKVEKSGNYKMRFIPDDPNYATMLLDVTVKVKGDDSKVPTPGAPTPESPQPNVTGGNPSTGIFNNPAVLYPIAAMMLAAVSGCMVLYFKRIKVGKH; encoded by the coding sequence ATGGAAAACAAATTTAAATTAAGACGCGCCGTCGTATGGCTGCTGTCATTATTGATGGTGGCGTATATCGGCCTGTCAGCCACGCCCTTGATGTCTAAAGCCCAAGCCGCGGCTGAGGACAAAGTCATTTTATCGATCGATAAAAGGCAGCCAGCGTCAAGGGGCCAGGAGATTCAGGTAGATATCAAGATGGACACCACTAAACAGCCGGCTTATGTAGCCCAGTTTTACATTGATTATGACAGCGAACGCCTGGAATTCATCAGCGGACGTCAGGATATGGAACTCTGGGAAGGCGGGATGGCCGCCATAAAAGGAACCAACGGACGGGTTAAAGGATATGTTAACTCGGCGAGCGGTGAGAATGAAATCATCAGTCAGCCGATTATGACCATGAAATTCAAGGTTAAGGATGAAGCGCCGGCTGGTGAAGCAGCGATGACTTTTTCCGTGGACACAGTGGCAAACAGCGCGGACAAAAAGGTTCCCTATGAATGCAGCAACGGCTCCGTCCTGGTGGTATCCCCCATCACCGGCGTTACCCTGGACAAGGATAAGCTGGCATTGACAGCGGGCGACAGCGATACCTTAACTGCCACCGTGAACCCGGTGGATACCACCGATGACAAAACCATCGCCTGGTCTGCGGGTAGTGACAAGATCGCCGCGGTGGACAATACCGGTAAGGTCACCGCAATCAGCGCGGGAACCACCGACATCACTGCCACCACCACCAATGGCAAAACCGCCAAATGCACAGTAACGGTAACTCCTATGGACACTACTGCAGCCCAGGCACCAACGGCCACTGGTATCACCTATGGCCAAAAGCTGGATGAAAGCACTCTGTCCGGCGGCAGTGTTAAAGGCGCAGACAATGCAGAGGTAAAAGGAACCTGGCAGTTTGAAAATCCGGACGAGCTCCTGAGCGCGGGCAGCCAGAAAGCGAAAGCAGTCTTTATTCCTGCCGAACCGGGTAAATACAGCCAGTGCGAAGCAGAAGCAAACATAGAGGTTGCACAGCTGAACATTACAGTAACACCGGCGGCTCTGGAAGAAGGCAAAATTTTAGGCAAAACTTATGGTGAAAAGGATAGTGAGCTCACCTACACGCTGTCGCCGGCTCTGGTGGGCAATGATAAAATGACCGGCGCTCTGGCCCGCGAGGCAGGTGAAGATGCCGGCACTTATCCGATTAATTTGGGTACCTTGAGCGCAGGGGACAACTATATGCTTACTCTGGCTGAGGGTGCGGTTTATACTGTTAACAAGGCTCTCCCGACCTTTGATCCTGTACCGCAGGTCAAAGACCCAGTGGACAAGGGAACGGCCCTGAAGGAGGTTAAGTATACTGAGGGCAAAGCGCTGGACATCAACGGCAAGGCTCTGAAGGGTACCTTTGAGTGGGTAGATTTGGATCTTAAGGTGGAAAAGAGCGGCAATTATAAAATGCGCTTTATACCTGACGATCCCAATTACGCCACCATGCTTTTAGATGTTACGGTCAAGGTAAAGGGTGACGACAGCAAGGTTCCGACGCCAGGAGCGCCCACACCGGAAAGCCCTCAGCCTAATGTGACTGGCGGCAACCCAAGCACAGGTATCTTTAACAATCCGGCAGTTCTGTATCCTATAGCTGCCATGATGCTGGCAGCCGTGAGCGGCTGCATGGTCCTGTATTTTAAACGGATAAAGGTTGGAAAACACTAA
- a CDS encoding phage antirepressor KilAC domain-containing protein codes for MQTMIQEFVDERFGRVRVLEEGDGTILFCGADVARALGYRNTRSAIKRHCRYGVKRTVPHPQNQKRMLDMFFLPEGDLYRLIIGSKLPSAVAFEKWVFDVLLPGLRRTGGYTISRPQISALLFEKEGQLQALTAQLAERRDLELFASQLMRADGGISMLRMARLLQDAGIRTGRTRMMAWMRQQGYLCRSKKEDNIPTQRGMALGLFMVEESLYAPRPGVVLLNQATRVTPKGQQHFLKVFPRELD; via the coding sequence ATGCAAACAATGATACAGGAATTTGTCGATGAGCGGTTTGGCCGCGTGCGCGTGCTGGAGGAAGGAGACGGTACGATTTTGTTCTGCGGGGCCGATGTGGCAAGAGCCCTTGGTTACCGCAATACCCGCAGCGCCATCAAGCGCCATTGCCGGTACGGTGTGAAACGGACCGTACCCCACCCGCAGAACCAGAAGCGGATGCTGGACATGTTTTTCCTGCCCGAGGGCGATCTGTACCGCCTGATCATCGGAAGTAAGCTGCCATCGGCTGTGGCTTTTGAAAAGTGGGTCTTTGACGTGCTGCTGCCCGGTCTGCGGCGTACGGGCGGCTATACGATCAGCCGGCCGCAAATCTCGGCGCTGCTGTTTGAAAAGGAGGGCCAGCTGCAGGCCCTGACCGCCCAGCTGGCAGAGCGAAGGGATCTGGAGCTGTTTGCCAGCCAGCTGATGCGCGCGGATGGGGGTATCTCCATGCTGCGCATGGCGCGCCTGCTGCAGGACGCCGGCATCCGAACGGGGCGCACCCGTATGATGGCGTGGATGCGGCAGCAGGGCTACTTGTGCCGCTCGAAAAAGGAGGATAATATTCCTACCCAGCGGGGCATGGCCCTTGGCCTGTTCATGGTGGAGGAAAGCCTGTACGCCCCAAGGCCTGGTGTGGTGCTGCTGAACCAGGCCACCCGTGTCACGCCAAAAGGGCAGCAGCATTTTCTGAAGGTGTTCCCGCGTGAACTGGATTAA
- a CDS encoding RNA polymerase sigma factor, whose protein sequence is MNHYKVLEEWIIQAKAGDQDAKMRLLMAYRPLILSMVSRYVYDRESFEDGIQDGSLIFLEAVKSYAPESGVYFQTYAKKRLFYAFVQKAKPDRQVSAQAELYLEVPTGEDTTLMDSLADPGPEPGARILRTEESARLRAALETLTDAQRRVIDDYYVRGLDWAEIASREQVKLGTVCSRMARALKRLREAFG, encoded by the coding sequence ATGAACCATTACAAAGTGCTGGAGGAGTGGATCATCCAGGCCAAGGCAGGCGACCAGGACGCCAAGATGCGCCTGCTTATGGCCTACCGGCCGCTGATCTTGTCCATGGTTAGCCGCTACGTCTACGACCGGGAAAGCTTTGAGGACGGTATCCAGGATGGCAGCCTGATTTTCCTGGAGGCGGTTAAGAGCTATGCGCCCGAATCCGGCGTCTATTTTCAGACCTATGCCAAAAAGCGGCTGTTCTATGCCTTTGTGCAAAAGGCCAAGCCGGACCGCCAGGTGTCCGCTCAGGCTGAGCTGTATCTGGAGGTTCCCACAGGGGAGGATACCACCCTCATGGACAGCCTGGCCGACCCCGGGCCAGAACCCGGGGCGCGTATCCTGCGGACAGAGGAGAGTGCCCGCCTGCGAGCAGCCCTGGAAACCCTGACCGATGCCCAGCGCCGCGTCATCGACGATTACTATGTGCGGGGCCTGGACTGGGCCGAGATCGCGTCCCGGGAGCAGGTGAAGCTGGGGACGGTGTGCAGCCGCATGGCCCGTGCCCTGAAGCGTCTGAGGGAGGCCTTTGGGTAA